One stretch of Saccharopolyspora erythraea DNA includes these proteins:
- a CDS encoding amino acid ABC transporter permease, producing MDILVEYGDVLARGFLHTIELFLLAGVGSLVLGTVLATLRVSPVPALRAVGTGYVTLLRNTPLTLVFFFFVFAYPKLELLQFPFFTAAVIALTIYTSAFVCEVLRSGINTVPVGQAEAARSIGLGFAQSLTNVILPQAFRAVVPPMVSVLIALLKNTTVAAGFSVNEVGSVIPFLNEEGEPTTNAFIWIAVGFLILVIPLTLVQRSFEKRWSVAR from the coding sequence ATCGACATCTTGGTGGAGTACGGGGACGTCCTCGCCAGGGGGTTCCTGCATACGATCGAGCTCTTCCTGCTCGCCGGAGTCGGTTCCCTGGTCCTCGGCACGGTCCTCGCCACGCTGCGGGTGAGCCCGGTGCCTGCGCTGCGCGCGGTCGGCACCGGCTACGTGACCCTGCTGCGGAACACCCCGCTGACCCTGGTTTTCTTCTTCTTCGTCTTCGCCTACCCGAAGCTGGAGCTGCTCCAGTTCCCGTTCTTCACCGCCGCGGTCATCGCCCTGACCATCTACACCTCGGCCTTCGTCTGCGAGGTGCTGCGGTCGGGCATCAACACCGTGCCGGTCGGCCAGGCCGAGGCGGCGCGTTCCATCGGCCTGGGCTTCGCCCAGTCACTGACCAACGTGATCCTGCCGCAGGCGTTCCGCGCGGTGGTCCCCCCGATGGTCAGCGTGCTGATCGCGCTGCTGAAGAACACCACCGTGGCCGCCGGGTTCAGCGTCAACGAGGTCGGTTCGGTCATCCCGTTCCTCAACGAGGAGGGCGAGCCGACGACCAACGCCTTCATCTGGATCGCGGTCGGGTTCCTGATCCTGGTGATCCCGCTGACGCTGGTCCAGCGAAGCTTCGAGAAGCGCTGGAGCGTGGCCCGATGA
- a CDS encoding glutamate ABC transporter substrate-binding protein → MGAKGLRLGAVLAATLALALTGCGREGAPGGGEPQVQQNVAQNVQVPGSPTFDRIKQRGRVTIGVKEDQPGLGFRDPVTGQYSGFDIEIARLAAAQLGLDPNTQIDYKPIPSTAREQALATGEVDYYVGTYTINDKRKEQVGFAGPYFMAGQDVLVRKDNTDITGPETLKGKKVCSATGSTPIQRVKEQQLTEPQNIVEFQRYSECVQQLLDGQIDAVTTDDAILKGYAAQDPDKLKVVGKTFSQEPYGIGVAKDDIALRNKINDVLEQAAKSGEWKRVYDATLGKSGTGAEPPPVDRY, encoded by the coding sequence ATGGGAGCCAAGGGTTTGCGGTTGGGGGCGGTGCTGGCGGCGACGCTGGCGCTGGCTCTGACCGGATGCGGGCGCGAGGGCGCACCGGGCGGCGGTGAGCCGCAGGTGCAGCAGAACGTCGCCCAGAACGTGCAGGTGCCGGGCTCACCGACCTTCGACCGGATCAAGCAGCGCGGCCGGGTGACCATCGGGGTCAAGGAGGACCAGCCGGGCCTGGGCTTCCGCGACCCGGTGACCGGCCAGTACTCCGGTTTCGACATCGAGATCGCCCGCCTGGCGGCCGCGCAGCTCGGACTGGACCCCAACACCCAGATCGACTACAAGCCGATCCCGAGCACCGCGCGGGAGCAGGCGCTGGCCACCGGTGAGGTCGACTACTACGTCGGCACCTACACCATCAACGACAAGCGCAAGGAGCAGGTCGGCTTCGCCGGCCCGTACTTCATGGCCGGTCAGGACGTGCTGGTCCGCAAGGACAACACCGACATCACCGGCCCGGAGACGCTCAAGGGCAAGAAGGTGTGCTCGGCGACCGGGTCGACCCCGATCCAGCGGGTCAAGGAGCAGCAGCTCACCGAGCCGCAGAACATCGTGGAGTTCCAGCGCTACTCCGAGTGCGTGCAGCAGCTCCTCGACGGCCAGATCGACGCCGTCACCACCGACGACGCGATCCTCAAGGGCTACGCCGCGCAGGACCCGGACAAGCTGAAGGTCGTCGGCAAGACCTTCTCGCAGGAGCCCTACGGCATCGGCGTCGCCAAGGACGACATCGCCCTGCGCAACAAGATCAACGACGTCCTGGAGCAGGCCGCGAAGAGCGGCGAGTGGAAGCGCGTCTACGACGCGACCCTCGGCAAGTCCGGCACCGGCGCCGAGCCGCCGCCGGTCGACCGCTACTGA
- a CDS encoding amino acid ABC transporter ATP-binding protein — MIRMSAVDKHFGALHVLKGITLDVPRGQVVVVLGPSGSGKSTLCRTINRLEPIDAGSIAVDGTPLPAEGRALAALRADVGMVFQQFNLFAHKTILENVTLGPIKVRGLAKEQAREEAIGLLERVGITDQADKYPAQLSGGQQQRAAIARALAMKPKVMLFDEPTSALDPEMVNEVLDVMTSLAAEGMTMLVVTHEMGFARRAAHRVLFMSDGEVVEDSTPEKFFSAPKSDRAKDFLGKILTH; from the coding sequence ATGATCCGGATGTCCGCGGTCGACAAGCACTTCGGGGCGCTGCACGTGCTGAAGGGGATCACCCTGGACGTGCCGCGGGGGCAGGTCGTGGTCGTGCTTGGTCCCTCCGGTTCCGGCAAGTCGACCCTGTGCCGCACGATCAACCGCCTGGAGCCGATCGACGCGGGCTCCATCGCCGTGGACGGCACGCCGCTGCCGGCCGAGGGCCGCGCGCTGGCGGCCCTGCGCGCCGACGTCGGCATGGTGTTCCAGCAGTTCAACCTCTTCGCCCACAAGACGATCCTGGAAAACGTCACGCTCGGGCCGATCAAGGTCCGCGGCCTGGCGAAGGAGCAGGCCCGCGAGGAGGCGATCGGCCTGCTCGAGCGGGTGGGCATCACCGACCAGGCCGACAAGTACCCCGCGCAGCTGTCCGGCGGCCAGCAGCAGCGGGCGGCCATCGCCCGCGCGCTGGCGATGAAGCCGAAGGTCATGCTGTTCGACGAGCCGACCTCGGCGCTGGACCCGGAGATGGTCAACGAGGTCCTCGACGTCATGACCAGCCTGGCCGCCGAAGGCATGACCATGCTGGTCGTAACGCACGAGATGGGCTTCGCGCGCCGCGCCGCCCACCGGGTGCTCTTCATGTCCGACGGTGAGGTCGTCGAGGACTCCACTCCCGAGAAGTTCTTCAGCGCGCCGAAGAGCGACCGTGCCAAGGACTTCCTCGGCAAGATCCTCACCCACTGA
- the miaB gene encoding tRNA (N6-isopentenyl adenosine(37)-C2)-methylthiotransferase MiaB codes for MTRSYQIRTYGCQMNVHDSERLAGMLEDAGYVRAGTDADPDVVVFNTCAVRENADNRLYGNLGHLRPAKDRNPGMQIAVGGCLAQKDRGEIVKRAPWVDVVFGTHNLGSLPTLLERARHNEEAEVEILESLDVFPSTLPARRESAYSGWVSVSVGCNNTCTFCIVPALRGKEKDRRPGEILAEVQALVSEGVLEVTLLGQNVNAYGVEFGDRFAFGKLLRSCGEIEGLERVRFTSPHPRDFTDDVIAAMAETPNVCHQLHMPLQSGSDQVLKQMRRSYRSQRYLDILRKVREAMPDAAITTDIIVGFPGETEEDFEATMEVVREARFASAFTFQYSKRPGTPAAEMEGQLPKEVVQQRYDRLIELQNQISWDVGKELVGGSVELLVAEGEGRKDTETHRLSGRARDGRLVHFTPVGAVDGQVRPGDVVHTTITRAAPHHLVADSEITAHRRTRAGDHWEEGVRPKTSGVSLGLPSFGAPPAQPAEQQGCAC; via the coding sequence GTGACCCGCAGCTACCAGATCCGCACGTACGGCTGCCAGATGAACGTGCACGACTCCGAGCGCCTCGCAGGCATGCTCGAGGACGCCGGATACGTGCGCGCGGGCACCGACGCCGACCCGGACGTGGTCGTGTTCAACACGTGCGCGGTGCGGGAGAACGCCGACAACCGCCTCTACGGCAACCTGGGTCACCTGCGTCCCGCCAAGGACCGCAACCCCGGCATGCAGATCGCCGTCGGCGGCTGCCTGGCGCAGAAGGACCGCGGCGAGATCGTCAAGCGCGCGCCCTGGGTCGACGTCGTGTTCGGCACCCACAACCTCGGCTCGCTGCCGACGCTGCTGGAGCGCGCCCGGCACAACGAGGAGGCCGAGGTCGAGATCCTGGAGTCCCTCGACGTCTTCCCCTCCACGCTGCCCGCGCGCCGCGAGTCGGCTTACTCCGGCTGGGTCTCGGTGTCGGTGGGCTGCAACAACACCTGCACCTTCTGCATCGTCCCCGCGCTGCGCGGCAAGGAGAAGGACCGCAGGCCCGGCGAGATCCTGGCCGAGGTGCAGGCCCTGGTCTCCGAGGGCGTGCTGGAGGTGACGCTGCTCGGGCAGAACGTCAACGCCTACGGCGTGGAGTTCGGCGACCGGTTCGCCTTCGGCAAGCTGCTGCGCTCCTGCGGCGAGATCGAGGGCCTGGAACGGGTGCGCTTCACCTCGCCTCACCCGCGCGACTTCACCGACGACGTCATCGCCGCGATGGCCGAGACGCCCAACGTCTGCCACCAGCTGCACATGCCGCTGCAGTCCGGCTCCGACCAGGTGCTCAAGCAGATGCGCCGCTCCTACCGCTCGCAGCGCTACCTCGACATCCTGCGCAAGGTGCGCGAGGCCATGCCGGACGCGGCCATCACCACCGACATCATCGTCGGCTTCCCCGGCGAGACCGAGGAGGACTTCGAGGCGACGATGGAGGTCGTGCGCGAAGCCCGCTTCGCGAGCGCCTTCACCTTCCAGTACTCCAAGCGGCCGGGCACTCCGGCGGCCGAGATGGAGGGCCAGTTGCCCAAGGAGGTCGTCCAGCAGCGCTACGACCGGCTGATCGAGCTGCAGAACCAGATCTCCTGGGACGTCGGCAAGGAGCTGGTCGGCGGCTCCGTGGAGCTGCTGGTCGCCGAGGGAGAGGGCCGCAAGGACACCGAGACCCACCGGCTGAGCGGCCGGGCGCGCGACGGCAGGCTCGTGCACTTCACCCCGGTCGGAGCCGTCGACGGGCAGGTGCGGCCCGGCGACGTCGTGCACACCACGATCACCCGCGCGGCGCCGCACCACCTGGTCGCCGACTCCGAGATCACCGCGCACCGCCGCACCCGCGCGGGCGACCACTGGGAGGAGGGCGTGCGCCCGAAGACCTCCGGCGTCAGCCTCGGCCTGCCCTCCTTCGGCGCCCCGCCCGCGCAGCCTGCCGAACAGCAGGGATGTGCGTGTTGA
- a CDS encoding Rv2732c family membrane protein produces MCVLSEREPRQPEEEENVSETAGGGAELARTERELLRRFDPGSRALVIAGVMLVLVLSSVLPWIGGAAGWQVLVGQADPALHVGLLPRLFSINSTIVGIAVGALALVTRRWAIAWVAALAGVVVSFEGVIAIWSRQTVPNAGPGIGLVLAVVCMFVLAIQWLRIVWSRD; encoded by the coding sequence ATGTGCGTGTTGAGCGAGCGCGAACCGCGGCAGCCGGAAGAGGAGGAGAACGTGTCCGAGACCGCCGGTGGGGGAGCGGAGCTGGCCAGGACCGAGCGGGAGCTGCTGCGCAGGTTCGACCCCGGCTCGCGCGCCCTGGTCATCGCCGGGGTGATGCTCGTGCTCGTGCTCAGCTCGGTGCTGCCGTGGATCGGCGGCGCGGCGGGCTGGCAGGTGCTGGTCGGCCAGGCCGACCCCGCGCTGCACGTCGGCCTGCTGCCCAGGCTGTTCTCGATCAACTCCACCATCGTGGGCATCGCGGTCGGGGCGCTGGCGCTGGTGACCCGGCGCTGGGCGATCGCCTGGGTCGCCGCGCTGGCCGGTGTGGTGGTGTCGTTCGAGGGCGTGATCGCCATCTGGTCGCGCCAGACCGTGCCCAACGCGGGCCCCGGCATCGGTCTGGTCCTTGCCGTGGTGTGCATGTTCGTGCTGGCCATCCAGTGGCTGCGGATCGTCTGGTCCCGCGACTGA
- a CDS encoding DUF349 domain-containing protein, translating to MTHQDTTPETAANKAADSTTGKAGTAGTAPAVPAASADPSKWGRVDTDGTVYVRTTDGERAVGSWQAGDTAEGLAHYARKFDDMLTEVELLETRLSTHAGEPKHTLTSARHLRDGLAEAAVVGDLEALAARVDHVVASAEQAVEHAKAEKEQARADAVARKEALVVEAEQIGAEATHWKNAGDRLRAILDEWKTIRGVDRKTDEQLWRRFSKARDAFNRRRGSHFADLDRQRAAAKSRKQELVDEAESLTESTDWGPTASRYKQLMADWKAAGRAPRDTDEALWQRFRAAQDRFFARRSEAFNERDAEFAEHAKLKEELLAEAEQIDPSADLKTAQNQLHRVQERWDEIGKVPRERMRELEGRLRAVADKVRSASDAQWRRTDPEAQARVDQFRDRVEQFEAQASKARAAGDERRAKKADEQAQQWREWLSAAEQALADR from the coding sequence ATGACGCACCAGGACACGACCCCGGAGACCGCCGCCAACAAGGCTGCGGACTCGACCACCGGCAAGGCCGGTACAGCCGGCACCGCGCCCGCAGTGCCTGCCGCGTCCGCCGATCCCTCGAAGTGGGGCCGGGTGGACACCGACGGCACGGTGTACGTCAGAACCACCGACGGTGAACGCGCCGTGGGCTCGTGGCAGGCCGGTGACACGGCCGAGGGACTGGCGCACTACGCGCGCAAGTTCGACGACATGCTCACCGAGGTGGAGCTGCTGGAGACCCGCCTGAGCACCCACGCCGGGGAGCCCAAGCACACCCTGACCAGCGCCCGCCACCTGCGCGACGGCCTGGCCGAGGCCGCCGTCGTCGGCGACCTCGAGGCACTGGCCGCGCGGGTCGACCACGTCGTGGCGAGCGCCGAGCAGGCCGTCGAGCACGCCAAGGCGGAGAAGGAGCAGGCCAGGGCCGACGCCGTCGCGCGCAAGGAGGCGCTGGTCGTCGAGGCCGAGCAGATCGGCGCCGAGGCCACCCACTGGAAGAACGCGGGCGACCGGCTGCGCGCCATCCTCGACGAGTGGAAGACCATCCGCGGCGTCGACCGCAAGACCGACGAGCAGCTGTGGCGGCGCTTCTCCAAGGCCCGGGACGCCTTCAACCGCAGGCGCGGTTCGCACTTCGCCGACCTCGACCGCCAGCGGGCCGCGGCCAAGTCCCGCAAGCAGGAGCTGGTCGACGAGGCCGAGTCGCTGACCGAGTCCACCGACTGGGGTCCGACGGCCAGCCGCTACAAGCAGCTCATGGCCGACTGGAAGGCGGCGGGCCGGGCGCCGCGCGACACCGACGAGGCGCTGTGGCAGCGCTTCCGCGCCGCGCAGGACCGGTTCTTCGCCCGCCGCTCCGAGGCGTTCAACGAGCGCGACGCCGAGTTCGCCGAGCACGCCAAGCTCAAGGAGGAGCTGCTGGCCGAGGCCGAGCAGATCGACCCGTCCGCCGACCTCAAGACGGCGCAGAACCAGCTGCACCGCGTCCAGGAGCGGTGGGACGAGATCGGCAAGGTGCCCCGCGAGCGGATGCGCGAGCTGGAGGGCAGGCTGCGGGCGGTGGCCGACAAGGTCCGGTCCGCCTCCGACGCCCAGTGGCGCCGCACCGACCCGGAGGCCCAGGCCAGGGTCGACCAGTTCCGCGACCGGGTCGAGCAGTTCGAGGCGCAGGCCAGCAAGGCCCGTGCGGCCGGTGACGAGCGGCGCGCGAAGAAGGCCGACGAGCAGGCCCAGCAGTGGCGGGAGTGGCTGTCGGCCGCGGAGCAGGCGCTGGCCGACCGCTGA